The Phaeacidiphilus oryzae TH49 region GCGGGAAGACGTGGCCGGGCCGGACGAGGTCGCGCGGCCGGGTGTCGCCGGAGGCCAGCAACCGGATGGTGTGCGCCCGGTCGGCGGCCGAGATCCCGGTGGTGACGCCCTCGGCGGCGTCCACCGAGACGGTGAAGGCGGTCCGCATCGACTCGGTGTTCTCCGCCACCATCTGCGGCAGCTCCATCCGGTCGGCGTCCTCGCCGCGCACCGGTACGCAGATCAGCCCGCGGCACTCGGTCATCATCAGCGCGACCAGCTCCGGGGTGGCCAGCTCGGCGGCGAAGACCAGATCGCCCTCGTTCTCCCGGTCGGCGTCGTCGACCACGATCACCGGACGGCCGGCCGCGATCTCCTTGACCGCCCGCTCGATGGTGTCCAGACGGTAGGGCTCGTCCCCCTCGGCGGCTGCTGAGGCCTGGGTGTCGGTCATGCCGGCGCTCCTTCCAGTGCGGGCTCCGCGGTCGGAGCGGGGATGCGGCTGCGCTTCCACCAGGCCCGCAGGCCGAGCAGCACCAGCGCGAAGTAGACGATGTAGACCAGCCCGGAGAACGGCAGCCCGCTGGTGAAGGCCAGCGGCACGCCGACCAGGTCCACGGCCAGCCAGGCGAACCAGAACTCCACCCAGCCGCGGGCCTGGGCGACCATCGCGGCCAGGGTTCCCACGAAGATGTAGGCGTCCGGCCACGGGGCCCAGGAGAGCTTCGGGAAGGCCAGGAAGAGCCCGGCGACCGCACAGGTCCCGGCGGCCGTGCCGACGGCCAGCAGGAGCCGCTCCTTCCAGGTGGCGAAGCGGACCCGGATGTCGCCGCTGCCGCGCCGGCCGCGCTGCCACTGGAACCAGCCCCAGACCGAGACCACGATGACGATCAGCTGCTTGCCGACCCCGCCGCTGAGCTGCGCCGAGGCGTACGCGGCGACCAGCACCACGCCGGAGAGCACCTGGACCGGCCAGGTCCACATCGAGCGCTTCCAGCCGAACGCCAGCGCGGCAAGACCGAGGAGGTTGCCCACCATGTCGGACCACTTGACCGGCTCGCCCCAGGCGGTGAAGGCCGGGGAGTTGAGGTCGGCGACGAACCCGCCGAGGCCGGCGCTCACGACCGCACCGCCAGCAGCCGCTCGACGTGCTTGGCCAGCACGTCCACCTCCAGGTTGACGCTCTCGCCGGGCTGCCGGGCGCCGAGGGTGGTGGCCGCAAGCGTGGTCGGGATCAGGCTGACCGTGAAGGTGAAGCCGTCGTCCGCACGCGGTCCCGCCTCGACCACGGTGAGCGAGACCCCGTCCACCGCGATCGAGCCCTTCTCCACGACATAGCGGGCGATGCTCTCGGGCAGTGTGAAGCGCAGCACGTCCCACTGCTCGGCGTGCTCGCGGGAGAGCAGCGTGCCGGTGGCGTCGACGTGGCCCTGGACGATGTGCCCGCCGAGCCGCTCGCCCAGCGCCATCGCCCGCTCCAGGTTGACCCGGGACCCCGGGCCGAGCGCTCCCAGGCTGGACCGCTTCAGCGTCTCCGCCATCACGTCCGCGGTGAACTCCCCGGGCTGGGCCGCCAGTTGGGTCTCGTCCTCGATCACGGTGAGGCAGACGCCGTTCACCGCGACGGAGTCGCCGTGCCGCAGCCCCTCCGCGACCTTCGGTCCGCGCAGCCGCAGCCGTGCCGAGTCGCCCAACTCCTCGATCCGGACGACCTCGCCCAGTTCTTCGACGATTCCGGTGAACACTCAGCTCTCCTCAGGCAGGAAGACGGTGGAAACGGTGCTGCCGGTGCGAACGCCGGCGCCGGGCTCCGGCCTCCGTCTCGGCTTCGGCTTCGGCCGCGGCTTCGGTGGGTACGCGGTGATCCGCAGATCGGGCCCGAACCGCTCGACGTCCCGGATGTCCAGCCGCAACGCGTCGGCGATCGTGCTGATTCCGGCGGTTCCCAGGGCGGCGGGCCCGGCGCCGAGGAGGACCGGGGCCAGATAGCCGACGATCTTGTCCACCAGGTGCCGCTCAAGGAACGCCCCGGCCAGGCCGGGCCCGCCCTCCAGCAGCACGGAGCGCACCCCGCGGCGGTAGAGCTCGTCGAGGACGGCGGTGAGTTCGAGCCCCGGCCGGCCCTCGGCGGAGCGCGGCACGGCGACGATCTCGGCCCGGCCGGCCTGGACCGCCGGGGCGAGGGCGGAGGCGTCGGCGTCCTCCGCGGTGAGGATCAGGGTGGTCGCGGCGCCGTCCAGCAGCCGGGCCGCGGGCGGGGTGACCGCGTGGGTGTCCACCGCCACCCGCACCGGCTGGCGGTCCATCTCCCCCGCGCCACCGGGCACCTGACGGACGGTCAGCTGCGGGTCGTCGGCCAGGACGGTGCCGGAGCCGACCAGGACCGCGTCCACCTGGTCGCGCAGCCGGTGGACGTCGGCGCGGGACTCCGGGGAGGTGATCCACCGGCTGGTGCCGTCCGCGGCGGCCGAGCGGCCGTCCAGGGTGGCGGCGTACTTCCAGATCACGAAGGGGCGCTCGGTGCGGACCGCGGTCAGCCAGGCCTCGTTGGCCTCGGCCGCCTCTGCGGCCAGCAGGCCGGCGTGCACCTCGACCCCGGCCGCGCGGAGGGTGGCGGCGCCGCCGGCGGCGGCCTGGTTCGGATCGCCGACCGCGTAGACCACGCGGGCCACTCCGGCCTCGATCAGGGCCTGCGCGCAGGGGCCCGTCCGCCCGGTGTGGTTGCAGGGTTCGAGGGTGACCACGGCGGTGCCGCCGCGGGCCTTCTCGCCGGCCTCGGCGAGGGCGTTGATCTCGGCGTGCGGGCCGCCGGCCCGCTGGTGCCAGCCCTCACCGACGGGGTTGTCGTCCGCGTCCAGAATGACGCTGCCGACGATGGGATTGGGGCTGGTGCGGCCGAGTCCGCGCGCGGCGAGCTCGATGGCGCGGCGCATCGCCGGGGCGTACCGGCCGACCGGGGTGGGGTTCTGCTCCACCGTCTCCACCGAATCCTCCTCGCGCTCGATGCGCTGGATCCGGGGCTCACGGGAGCTGAGGCCGACGGCGACGGAATGCACGGGCCCGCACGAGACGACGATCCACCGCGTCCCGGGAAGACCGGGAAACAGCGCGCCGCGCGGAACCGCACGCCCGACGACGCCTGCCGCGCACTGCCTCCCATCCGGACTTTAACCGTCGGTCCAGGAATTCCACCTGGTCAACCGGTCGCCTCCGAGAAGGCCACCGGGTCGCGGACTGTAACCGCCGGTTCGGACTTTCACCGACCCCGGAGTGCGCAAACGTCGTTGTGCTGCTTCCAGTCTGCCATGATCCCCGCGCTCCTTGGGAGGGGGGTCCCTGTGGGCTGTCTCACGCATCGGCCCGGCGCGCCTGGGGAATACCAGGTCAGGCCCGGATCCGGCCGAGCTCAGGCCCCTCCGCCGGGGGTGACCAGACCGGTTTCGTAGGCCAGTACGACCAGTTGGGCCCGGTCGCGGGCGCCGAGCTTCAGCAGCGCCCGGCTGACGTGCGTCTTCACGGTGAGCGGGCTGACCTCCAGCTGCTCGGCGATCTCGTCGTTGCTGGCCCCGGTTGCCACCATGGAGACGATCTCCCGCTCCCGCTCGGTGAGGACGGAGAGCCGCTCGGGCGCGGGCACCGGCGCCCGGTCCGGCTGGGAGAGGAAGCGGGCGATCAGCCCCTTGGTGGCGGACGGCGAGAGCAGCGCCTCGCCGCGGGCCACCACCCGGATCGCGTCCAGCAGTTCGCCCGGCTCCGCGCCCTTGCCGAGGAAGCCGCTGGCGCCGGCCCGCAGCGCCTCGAAGACGTACTCGTTGACCTCGAAGGTGGTCAGCACCAGGACGCGGACACCGGCCAGGTCGTCGTCGGCGGTGATCAGCCGGGTGGCCTCCAGGCCGTCCAGGTCGGGCATCCGGATGTCCATCAGGACCACGTCGGCCCGCTCGCTGCGGGCCAGCTCGACCGCCTCCCGGCCGGTCGCGGCCTCGCCGACCACCTCCAGGTCGGGGGCGGAGTCGACCAGCACCCGCAGCCCCGCGCGGACCAGCACCTGGTCGTCGGCGAGCAGTACTCGCACCGTGTCCTCGCCCGCCATCAGTCCCGGCCCTCCCCGCTCCGCGCTCTCGCCCTGCCGCTCTCGCGCTGCCGCCTGCGCCTGCCGCCTGCCGCCTGCCGCCTGCCGCTGTCGAGGCTCCATGATCGCAGCCTCGGCACCGCCCTCGGCCCCCGAACCCGGGGATCCGCCGAGCCGCGTCGGCTCCCGGGCCCGGCCGCAGCCGCGCTAACCGGGCCGCCCGCCCCCGGCACCGGGACCACCGGCGCCACCGGCACGGCCCGATCCGGCCTCCGCGGCCCCGGCCCGCTCCGGGAGCGGGAGGCCCGGAGACGGGATGCGGCCCTGGGCCGCGCTCACCG contains the following coding sequences:
- a CDS encoding response regulator, producing MAGEDTVRVLLADDQVLVRAGLRVLVDSAPDLEVVGEAATGREAVELARSERADVVLMDIRMPDLDGLEATRLITADDDLAGVRVLVLTTFEVNEYVFEALRAGASGFLGKGAEPGELLDAIRVVARGEALLSPSATKGLIARFLSQPDRAPVPAPERLSVLTEREREIVSMVATGASNDEIAEQLEVSPLTVKTHVSRALLKLGARDRAQLVVLAYETGLVTPGGGA
- a CDS encoding riboflavin synthase, whose amino-acid sequence is MFTGIVEELGEVVRIEELGDSARLRLRGPKVAEGLRHGDSVAVNGVCLTVIEDETQLAAQPGEFTADVMAETLKRSSLGALGPGSRVNLERAMALGERLGGHIVQGHVDATGTLLSREHAEQWDVLRFTLPESIARYVVEKGSIAVDGVSLTVVEAGPRADDGFTFTVSLIPTTLAATTLGARQPGESVNLEVDVLAKHVERLLAVRS
- a CDS encoding nicotinamide mononucleotide transporter family protein; the protein is MVGNLLGLAALAFGWKRSMWTWPVQVLSGVVLVAAYASAQLSGGVGKQLIVIVVSVWGWFQWQRGRRGSGDIRVRFATWKERLLLAVGTAAGTCAVAGLFLAFPKLSWAPWPDAYIFVGTLAAMVAQARGWVEFWFAWLAVDLVGVPLAFTSGLPFSGLVYIVYFALVLLGLRAWWKRSRIPAPTAEPALEGAPA
- the ribD gene encoding bifunctional diaminohydroxyphosphoribosylaminopyrimidine deaminase/5-amino-6-(5-phosphoribosylamino)uracil reductase RibD; this encodes MRRAIELAARGLGRTSPNPIVGSVILDADDNPVGEGWHQRAGGPHAEINALAEAGEKARGGTAVVTLEPCNHTGRTGPCAQALIEAGVARVVYAVGDPNQAAAGGAATLRAAGVEVHAGLLAAEAAEANEAWLTAVRTERPFVIWKYAATLDGRSAAADGTSRWITSPESRADVHRLRDQVDAVLVGSGTVLADDPQLTVRQVPGGAGEMDRQPVRVAVDTHAVTPPAARLLDGAATTLILTAEDADASALAPAVQAGRAEIVAVPRSAEGRPGLELTAVLDELYRRGVRSVLLEGGPGLAGAFLERHLVDKIVGYLAPVLLGAGPAALGTAGISTIADALRLDIRDVERFGPDLRITAYPPKPRPKPKPRRRPEPGAGVRTGSTVSTVFLPEES